Proteins from a single region of Corynebacterium casei LMG S-19264:
- a CDS encoding HAD-IIA family hydrolase, with the protein MISYLSDMDGVLIKEGEMIPGADKFLQVLKDNEIRFMVLTNNSMATPRDLSARLRSQGLDIPADKIWTSALATAKFLSQQSTTRTAYVIGESGLTTALHEEDWILTDNDPEFVVLGETRTYSFEAITTAINLIRGGARFIATNPDVTGPAPQGILPATGSVAALITASTNREPYYVGKPNPVMMRSALNNIGVHSENTVMIGDRMDTDVKAGLEAGMRTILVRTGIMTDAAISRYPFRPTRVLDSVADIPERLMDPFA; encoded by the coding sequence ATGATTTCCTATCTATCTGACATGGACGGCGTTCTCATCAAAGAAGGTGAGATGATTCCCGGGGCGGATAAATTCCTGCAGGTGTTGAAAGACAATGAGATTAGGTTCATGGTGTTGACGAACAACTCCATGGCCACCCCGCGGGACTTGTCCGCGCGGCTGCGTTCCCAAGGACTAGACATCCCGGCGGATAAAATATGGACCTCTGCCCTGGCAACCGCGAAGTTCCTATCCCAGCAGTCCACCACCCGCACCGCGTACGTCATTGGTGAATCAGGCCTGACCACTGCCCTGCATGAGGAAGACTGGATTCTCACCGACAACGATCCCGAGTTTGTAGTCCTGGGTGAGACCCGTACCTATTCATTTGAGGCGATCACCACCGCCATCAACCTCATCCGCGGCGGCGCGCGCTTTATTGCCACCAACCCGGATGTCACGGGGCCTGCCCCGCAGGGTATCTTGCCTGCCACCGGTTCCGTGGCCGCGCTGATTACCGCTTCGACCAACCGTGAGCCTTACTACGTGGGCAAACCCAACCCCGTCATGATGCGCTCAGCGCTCAACAACATCGGCGTGCACTCAGAGAATACCGTCATGATCGGCGACCGCATGGACACCGACGTCAAAGCCGGTTTGGAAGCCGGTATGCGCACCATCTTGGTCCGCACCGGTATCATGACCGACGCCGCTATTTCCCGCTACCCATTCCGACCCACCCGTGTACTGGACTCCGTAGCGGACATCCCAGAACGCCTCATGGACCCGTTTGCCTAG
- a CDS encoding acyl carrier protein has translation MSNDLSAQLRAHLQTSQNTETKSTGAPEYLALISEITGQDLENLEPARRLDELGLTSLNLIEFAVRAEDRLGVKFEESNALALETVDDVAKFVEAKQ, from the coding sequence ATGTCCAATGACCTCAGTGCACAACTACGTGCTCACCTTCAGACCTCACAGAACACAGAAACCAAATCAACCGGTGCACCGGAATATTTGGCGCTCATCTCTGAGATTACCGGGCAGGACCTAGAGAATCTCGAACCTGCGCGTCGACTTGATGAGCTAGGGCTAACGTCCTTGAATCTGATTGAGTTTGCAGTGCGCGCAGAAGACCGCCTGGGAGTGAAGTTTGAAGAATCTAACGCACTAGCACTTGAAACCGTGGACGATGTGGCCAAATTTGTGGAGGCAAAACAATGA
- a CDS encoding IclR family transcriptional regulator domain-containing protein — MRYFIDNRTRKESVRTSITSLTSSVFVPSGDHRILISRVEAPNALGYEFPIGQLLSLTLGGGKVLLAHKSPEDQERIIEESASTTLADFKTQTPETLRTDIKQILKTGIFVSSSERSQGTVSLTAPIRNGDDKVIASINITGHDGLTNAEAILEFQSTALQAARRVSTQMF; from the coding sequence ATGCGTTACTTCATTGATAACCGAACACGGAAAGAGAGTGTACGGACGTCGATCACGTCGCTGACCTCGTCAGTTTTCGTCCCCTCCGGCGACCACCGAATCCTCATCTCCCGTGTTGAAGCCCCCAACGCACTGGGCTACGAATTTCCTATCGGACAGCTCCTCTCGCTCACCCTCGGCGGTGGAAAAGTCCTCTTGGCTCACAAATCCCCTGAGGACCAAGAACGAATCATTGAAGAGTCCGCATCCACGACACTCGCGGACTTTAAAACCCAAACTCCTGAGACTCTACGTACTGATATCAAGCAAATTCTGAAGACCGGCATATTCGTAAGTTCTTCCGAGCGTAGCCAGGGCACCGTCAGCCTCACAGCACCAATTCGAAACGGCGACGACAAAGTCATCGCATCTATTAACATCACCGGCCACGACGGACTTACCAACGCTGAAGCCATCCTCGAATTTCAGTCGACAGCCCTGCAAGCCGCTCGCCGCGTGAGCACTCAAATGTTCTAA
- a CDS encoding alpha/beta hydrolase family esterase — protein MRLNKLATAVASLVAAVALSAPLATAQSSTGYLSSNPEVARQLSSAITDAVPDRNSGGSNSAAGTTRKTTSVLGQGNRQYLLQLPSNYNAGATYPVLFAFGGAEHTAERTKNYMRFSETAGNEAIIVYPEGRGAVWEGPSYAQTSRGEDVDFVRSILSDLRSQYNVDNSRIYAAGLSNGGGMALSLACQAPEVFSAVASVAGAYYNPVISGCSAGNVNTLIVHGTSDSHMKYAGGYGTGGAYYSVEDTWRDVADRNDCNLYSVAVSNSGRSDIRSFNGCDRGGKSVLQRVNGAGHTWFTENPNATRTVWNFLRGN, from the coding sequence ATGCGTTTGAACAAGCTTGCCACTGCAGTGGCGTCCCTCGTTGCTGCTGTGGCACTTTCGGCGCCTTTAGCTACAGCACAATCTTCTACCGGTTACCTTTCTTCCAATCCGGAAGTTGCCCGTCAGCTGTCCTCCGCTATTACGGATGCGGTTCCGGATCGGAACTCCGGCGGTTCCAACTCCGCTGCCGGCACCACGCGTAAGACCACCAGTGTATTGGGTCAGGGCAACCGCCAGTATCTGCTGCAGTTGCCATCCAACTACAACGCGGGCGCCACCTACCCAGTGTTGTTCGCATTCGGTGGTGCGGAACACACCGCTGAGCGCACCAAGAACTACATGCGCTTTTCTGAAACCGCCGGCAATGAAGCCATCATTGTCTACCCTGAAGGCCGCGGCGCGGTGTGGGAAGGCCCAAGCTACGCGCAAACCTCCCGCGGTGAAGACGTCGACTTTGTGCGCAGCATCCTCAGCGACCTGCGTTCGCAATACAACGTGGACAACTCTCGTATCTACGCTGCTGGTCTGTCCAACGGCGGCGGCATGGCATTGTCTCTCGCCTGCCAGGCCCCTGAGGTGTTCTCCGCAGTCGCATCTGTCGCGGGCGCTTATTACAACCCGGTCATCAGCGGTTGCTCAGCTGGCAACGTCAACACTTTGATCGTGCATGGCACATCCGATAGCCACATGAAGTACGCCGGCGGCTACGGCACCGGCGGCGCCTACTACTCCGTTGAGGACACCTGGCGTGATGTTGCCGACCGCAATGACTGCAACCTCTACAGCGTCGCTGTCTCCAACTCTGGCCGTTCCGATATCCGTTCCTTCAACGGCTGCGACCGCGGCGGCAAATCCGTTCTGCAGCGCGTCAACGGCGCCGGCCACACCTGGTTCACCGAGAACCCGAACGCCACCCGCACCGTCTGGAACTTCCTGCGCGGCAACTAA
- a CDS encoding thiamine phosphate synthase yields MKTRAQLDLRCYVVTGNGSQDDIVATAAQAAAGGAGVIQVRSKPIGAGQLLKLAEKVSLAVAEANPATKILIDDRVDIAAILMRRGLPVHGVHVGQSDILVTDVRELLGPDAIIGLTTGTAELIQQANEYADIIDYVGAGPFRPTPTKDSGRAPIGLEGYPQLVELSKLPIVAIGDVQPADVAALASTGIAGVAMVRAFIEAPSATELAQQIIADFSAGLQMSGATS; encoded by the coding sequence GTGAAAACCCGTGCCCAACTTGATCTGCGCTGCTATGTTGTCACCGGCAACGGCTCACAAGATGACATTGTGGCCACTGCCGCACAGGCCGCTGCGGGCGGCGCTGGCGTTATCCAAGTTCGTTCTAAGCCCATTGGAGCCGGTCAGCTGCTCAAGCTTGCAGAGAAGGTTTCTCTCGCCGTCGCTGAAGCGAACCCCGCAACAAAGATTCTTATCGATGACCGCGTGGATATCGCCGCCATCCTCATGCGTCGCGGACTGCCCGTACACGGCGTACACGTCGGCCAAAGCGACATCCTCGTCACAGATGTCCGTGAGCTTTTAGGCCCCGATGCAATTATCGGGCTGACCACCGGAACCGCCGAGCTCATACAACAAGCAAATGAGTACGCGGACATCATCGATTATGTTGGTGCTGGACCTTTCCGGCCCACGCCCACCAAAGACTCCGGTCGCGCACCGATTGGCCTGGAGGGCTATCCGCAGCTGGTTGAGCTGTCGAAACTCCCGATTGTCGCAATCGGAGATGTCCAGCCAGCCGACGTCGCAGCCCTAGCCTCCACCGGCATCGCAGGTGTTGCCATGGTCCGCGCATTCATCGAGGCCCCCTCAGCCACTGAGCTTGCCCAGCAGATCATCGCTGATTTCTCCGCCGGCCTGCAGATGTCGGGGGCGACGTCATGA
- a CDS encoding alpha/beta fold hydrolase: MYKRNRIAAAYRGQRRKNRAAQRLLHQRLHDHETSPGLQNLDAEGEVDNEGVDIAWFEVGNPNADVTVVFIHGYCLSSEAWCDQVEHLRSRSDVRSLLVDVRGHGMSSRVPAADCTIDDAADDVLAVILERLPKDGGRIVVVGHSLGGMIALNLIRRAPQDIFERISGALLISTSMRRFADKGVTRVLQSSIAEAFYSAIDRVPQKFNRLRFAVAQIAAPTIAAVVAGFPKMERLQFHTAMLLDTPLPSFVGYFDELTDHSEFEAQERLQKLQGQVVIGSMDIITPKSQSEAICEKWNNCELKVIDGSGHMVILEEPEQISEALDEIISAAAISNHQDSPA; encoded by the coding sequence ATGTATAAACGAAACAGGATTGCGGCTGCATACCGTGGGCAGCGCCGGAAAAACCGTGCCGCGCAGCGCCTTTTGCACCAGCGTCTGCATGACCATGAAACATCGCCTGGTCTGCAAAATCTCGACGCTGAGGGGGAAGTCGATAATGAGGGCGTGGACATTGCTTGGTTTGAGGTAGGCAATCCCAATGCTGATGTCACCGTGGTGTTTATTCATGGCTATTGCCTGTCGTCAGAGGCGTGGTGTGACCAGGTTGAGCACTTGCGTAGCAGGAGCGATGTTCGCAGTTTGCTTGTTGATGTCCGGGGGCACGGAATGTCCTCACGCGTTCCAGCGGCAGACTGCACCATTGATGATGCAGCGGATGATGTCCTCGCCGTGATTTTGGAGCGCCTTCCTAAAGACGGCGGTCGCATTGTTGTGGTGGGTCATTCTTTGGGTGGCATGATTGCTCTGAATCTTATTCGCCGCGCACCTCAAGATATCTTCGAGCGCATCTCTGGTGCGCTGTTAATTTCAACGTCCATGCGTCGTTTCGCCGATAAGGGTGTCACGCGCGTGCTGCAGTCTTCAATTGCCGAGGCTTTTTATTCCGCGATTGACCGCGTGCCGCAGAAATTCAACCGCCTGCGCTTTGCTGTCGCCCAAATTGCAGCGCCAACCATTGCCGCTGTGGTTGCAGGTTTCCCCAAGATGGAACGCCTGCAATTCCACACGGCGATGTTGCTGGATACTCCGCTGCCAAGTTTTGTCGGCTACTTCGATGAATTGACTGACCATTCGGAATTTGAAGCCCAAGAACGCCTGCAAAAACTGCAGGGCCAGGTGGTTATCGGTTCCATGGACATCATCACGCCGAAGAGCCAGTCGGAGGCCATCTGCGAAAAGTGGAATAACTGCGAGCTCAAAGTCATCGACGGCTCCGGCCACATGGTGATTTTGGAAGAGCCAGAGCAGATCTCCGAAGCACTGGATGAAATAATTTCTGCGGCCGCAATTTCGAATCACCAAGACTCACCTGCTTAG
- a CDS encoding serine hydrolase domain-containing protein, with the protein MSALEKISQWPVDSVSGALISPGGVETLGETAREYDIKSVTKPVVAMGIMLAVEEGAVELDQPAGPEGSTLRHLLSHASGVDFDSREAKRPVEDRRIYSSAGYEWAAEIVADAAGMAFEDYLHEGLLKPLGMNSTRLEGSAGHGLISSVDDLVKFASEVLNPQIIHPDTLGEMRAIQYPDLRGIVPGYGMHRPCPWGLGFEIHGEKDPHWMGTNMPADAAGHFGMSGTYLWVAGDHAMVALADRDFGEWAKPLWQETNQEIWAEITA; encoded by the coding sequence ATGAGCGCATTAGAAAAGATTTCACAGTGGCCAGTCGATAGCGTTTCCGGGGCATTAATTAGCCCTGGTGGGGTGGAAACTTTGGGCGAAACTGCCCGCGAATATGACATCAAGTCTGTGACCAAGCCGGTGGTTGCCATGGGCATCATGTTGGCCGTGGAAGAAGGCGCGGTGGAATTAGACCAGCCCGCTGGGCCTGAAGGCTCCACGCTGCGACACCTTCTATCGCATGCCTCCGGCGTGGATTTTGATTCGCGCGAAGCAAAGCGCCCAGTAGAAGACCGCCGCATCTATTCTTCTGCAGGCTACGAATGGGCGGCCGAAATCGTCGCCGATGCCGCCGGTATGGCCTTTGAGGACTACCTTCACGAAGGCTTGCTCAAGCCACTTGGCATGAACTCCACCCGCTTAGAAGGCAGCGCCGGGCACGGGCTTATCTCCAGCGTCGATGACCTGGTGAAGTTTGCTTCCGAGGTTCTCAACCCACAAATTATCCACCCGGATACGCTTGGTGAAATGCGCGCCATTCAGTACCCAGACCTGCGTGGCATCGTGCCGGGCTACGGCATGCACCGCCCCTGCCCGTGGGGCCTAGGGTTTGAAATCCACGGTGAGAAAGACCCGCACTGGATGGGCACAAACATGCCTGCCGATGCCGCCGGCCACTTCGGCATGAGCGGCACCTACCTCTGGGTCGCCGGCGACCACGCCATGGTCGCACTTGCCGACCGCGACTTCGGCGAATGGGCCAAGCCCCTGTGGCAAGAAACCAACCAAGAAATCTGGGCCGAAATCACGGCCTAA